Proteins from a genomic interval of Crassostrea angulata isolate pt1a10 chromosome 7, ASM2561291v2, whole genome shotgun sequence:
- the LOC128156615 gene encoding adenylate kinase isoenzyme 5-like isoform X2, whose protein sequence is MSTEDAKSYLSKREIPRLFESLMTGLMYHRPQDHIKYLIECLEKVRDKGYQNVTWSSFVDIRRAKTPLPPIDQNGQKRPGSRPRSRPSSRAKTPVKIEEKESLETRKGSPLPPISKSPPPGKAVLPNVPITLIMGGPGSGKLTQSQKLLEKNPGWVHLSMGDLLRAEVAKKGSAGAKWGMIGDLVSQGEMAPEDVTAELLLTHIKKHPDAKGFIIEGYPRTASQLEEFEKEIGRLDLAILIDCDEYYCTQRLLRRGKEKGKIDDNLAAISNRISFYKENTLPVCKYFDDLGKLVVVDGDRDILDIAFNMGQILKAAIKRNFKTPEPKVKPVRPKAQPKPQTPPKTSPETSDPKAPKREKSVVFADEAVIPPPPTIVNKDEGRKPGLPEAPIIFLAGGPGSGRGTQAKKILDRYKEVVHLSMGDILRSQIANKGTADDKWNMIGSLVSKGEMAPQEVTVELIVEHIKKHPKAGAYLLEGYPRDKNQVEEFNKHIGGLNFMLMLDCEEYYMQRRLLDRGKATQRIDDNLNAIQNRISFFKNNTLPVFKHYDDQGKLVVVNGDRDSDEIFFDICRILDFAFYGRKPGKKSEQASTDLSSVNVVFVVGGPGSGKGTQCERIVEKYGFTHLSTGDLLRAEVQAGTPRGKNLVEIMQKGELVPLDVVLELLRENITAKASSSKGFLIDGYPREMDQGIKFEEQITTPKCVLYFDVSDDTMTKRLLGRAQTSGRVDDNEETIKQRLKTFHDVTTPVIDYYSKKNMVQRVPAESSADEVFQQVQKVFDSMSLDKSGRDPVLKDAKVLFIVGGPGSGKGTQCAKIVEKFGFCHLSSGDLLREEVASGSERGAKLKDVMARGELVSMDDVLQLMCDAMKKKISETKCFLIDGYPRELEQGTRFEKEIVPCVGVLYFDVSDETMTSRLLKRGETSGRVDDNEETIKKRLQTFHNQTKPVIDYYSQQDKACKIPAEGSEKDIFAEVEKYVSSHKW, encoded by the exons AGGAAAAAGAATCACTAGAGACCAGAAAGGGCTCACCATTGCCCCCCATCTCCAAGTCTCCCCCGCCTGGCAAGGCCGTCCTTCCAAACGTCCCAATCACACTGATCATGG GCGGACCAGGAAGCGGCAAACTGACTCAATCCCAGAAACTGCTGGAGAAGAACCCGGGCTGGGTACATCTGTCAATGGGAGACCTTCTGAGAGCAGAGGTGGCTAAGAAAGGAAGTGCGGGGGCCAAATGGGGCATGATAGGGGACCTGGTATCACAGGGAGAAATGGCACCAGAG gATGTCACTGCAGAGTTGTTGCTGACTCACATTAAGAAGCACCCTGATGCCAAGGGTTTCATTATTGAGGGCTACCCCAGAACAGCCTCCCAGCTGGAGGAGTTCGAAAAAGAA ATTGGGCGACTGGACCTGGCCATTTTGATTGACTGTGATGAGTACTACTGCACCCAGAGACTTCTGAGGAGAGGCAAGGAGAAGGGGAAAATTGACGACAACCTGGCTGCCATCAGCAATCGCATCTCGTTCTACAAGGAGAATACACTGCCTGTCTGCAAATACTTTGATGATCTAGGAAAACTTGTTGTT GTTGATGGAGACagagatatcttggatattgcTTTTAACATGGGACAAATATTGAAGGCAGctattaaaagaaatttca AAACACCTGAACCAAAAGTTAAACCTGTCAGACCGAAAGCTCAACCCAAGCCCCAAACACCTCCCAAAACATCCCCGGAAACCTCAGACCCCAAGGCTCCAAAGAGGGAGAAGTCTGTGGTGTTCGCTGACGAAGCTGTGATTCCTCCCCCACCCACCATCGTCAACAAAGACGAGGGCAGGAAACCAGGACTACCCGAGGCTCCCATCATCTTCCTGGCAG GTGGGCCAGGCAGTGGGAGGGGAACACAAGCCAAGAAGATTCTGGACCGCTACAAGGAGGTGGTGCACCTGTCCATGGGAGACATCCTGAGGTCACAGATAGCAAACAAAGGCACCGCTGACGACAAATGGAACATGATCGGATCACTAGTGTCCAAGGGAGAAATGGCACCACAG GAGGTAACAGTGGAATTAATTGTAGAACATATCAAGAAGCATCCAAAAGCAGGTGCTTATCTTTTGGAGGGTTATCCAAGGGACAAAAATCAAGTAGAGGAGTTCAATAAACAT ATTGGTGGCTTGAACTTCATGTTGATGTTGGACTGTGAGGAGTATTACATGCAGAGACGACTTCTGGATCGAGGCAAGGCCACACAGAGGATTGACGATAACCTCAACGCCATCCAAAATAGAATCAGCTTCTTCAAAAACAACACACTTCCAGTTTTTAAACACTATGACGACCAAGGAAAATTAGTCGTT GTAAATGGTGACAGAGATTcagatgaaatattttttgatatctgCAGAATTCTAGATTTTGCCTTCTATGGAAGAAAACCT GGAAAGAAGAGTGAACAAG CCAGCACAGACCTCAGCAGTGTCAACGTGGTCTTCGTTGTCG GAGGACCTGGTTCAGGGAAGGGGACACAGTGTGAACGAATCGTTGAGAAGTATGGTTTCACACACCTTTCTACGGGCGATCTACTGAGGGCCGAGGTCCAAGCTGGGACCCCCAGGGGCAAGAACCTAGTGGAAATCATGCAGAAAGGAGAGTTGGTACCCTTG GACGTAGTGTTGGAACTGTTGAGAGAGAACATCACGGCCAAGGCCAGCTCCAGCAAGGGCTTCCTGATAGACGGCTACCCCCGGGAGATGGACCAGGGGATCAAGTTTGAGGAACAG ATAACCACCCCTAAATGTGTCCTGTATTTCGATGTCTCAGACGACACGATGACCAAACGTCTGCTGGGTCGCGCGCAGACGAGCGGGCGCGTGGACGACAACGAGGAAACCATCAAACAGAGGCTCAAGACGTTCCATGACGTCACAACCCCCGTCATCGATTACTACTCAAAAAAGAACATGGTCCAGCGG GTCCCGGCGGAGTCTTCAGCAGACGAAGTCTTCCAGCAGGTCCAGAAAGTGTTCGACTCCATGTCTCTGG aTAAATCAGGGAGGGACCCTGTCCTAAAAGACGCTAAGGTCTTGTTCATCGTTG GTGGACCTGGAAGCGGAAAGGGGACGCAATGTGCTAAGATCGTAGAGAAGTTCGGCTTCTGTCACCTGTCTTCCGGGGATCTTTTGCGGGAAGAGGTAGCTTCGGGTTCAGAGCGAGGCGCCAAGCTGAAGGATGTCATGGCCAGAGGAGAGCTGGTGTCCATG GACGACGTATTACAACTGATGTGCGATGCAATGAAAAAGAAGATTTCGGAAACGAAGTGTTTTCTAATCGACGGGTACCCTCGAGAACTTGAACAGGGGACTAGGTTTGAGAAAGAG ATCGTGCCATGTGTCGGGGTGCTGTACTTTGACGTATCGGACGAGACGATGACGAGTCGTCTGCTGAAGCGAGGAGAGACGAGTGGTCGCGTGGATGACAACGAGGAGACGATCAAGAAGAGGCTGCAGACGTTTCACAACCAGACCAAACCGGTCATCGACTACTACAGCCAGCAGGACAAAGCCTGCAAG ATCCCCGCCGAGGGTTCAGAGAAGGATATTTTCGCGGAGGTTGAGAAATATGTGAGCTCCCACAAGTGGTGA
- the LOC128156615 gene encoding adenylate kinase isoenzyme 5-like isoform X1: MSTEDAKSYLSKREIPRLFESLMTGLMYHRPQDHIKYLIECLEKVRDKGYQNVTWSSFVDIRRAKTPLPPIDQNGQKRPGSRPRSRPSSRAKTPVKIGKEYFWIEQYDSPAEEKESLETRKGSPLPPISKSPPPGKAVLPNVPITLIMGGPGSGKLTQSQKLLEKNPGWVHLSMGDLLRAEVAKKGSAGAKWGMIGDLVSQGEMAPEDVTAELLLTHIKKHPDAKGFIIEGYPRTASQLEEFEKEIGRLDLAILIDCDEYYCTQRLLRRGKEKGKIDDNLAAISNRISFYKENTLPVCKYFDDLGKLVVVDGDRDILDIAFNMGQILKAAIKRNFKTPEPKVKPVRPKAQPKPQTPPKTSPETSDPKAPKREKSVVFADEAVIPPPPTIVNKDEGRKPGLPEAPIIFLAGGPGSGRGTQAKKILDRYKEVVHLSMGDILRSQIANKGTADDKWNMIGSLVSKGEMAPQEVTVELIVEHIKKHPKAGAYLLEGYPRDKNQVEEFNKHIGGLNFMLMLDCEEYYMQRRLLDRGKATQRIDDNLNAIQNRISFFKNNTLPVFKHYDDQGKLVVVNGDRDSDEIFFDICRILDFAFYGRKPGKKSEQASTDLSSVNVVFVVGGPGSGKGTQCERIVEKYGFTHLSTGDLLRAEVQAGTPRGKNLVEIMQKGELVPLDVVLELLRENITAKASSSKGFLIDGYPREMDQGIKFEEQITTPKCVLYFDVSDDTMTKRLLGRAQTSGRVDDNEETIKQRLKTFHDVTTPVIDYYSKKNMVQRVPAESSADEVFQQVQKVFDSMSLDKSGRDPVLKDAKVLFIVGGPGSGKGTQCAKIVEKFGFCHLSSGDLLREEVASGSERGAKLKDVMARGELVSMDDVLQLMCDAMKKKISETKCFLIDGYPRELEQGTRFEKEIVPCVGVLYFDVSDETMTSRLLKRGETSGRVDDNEETIKKRLQTFHNQTKPVIDYYSQQDKACKIPAEGSEKDIFAEVEKYVSSHKW, encoded by the exons GCAAGGAGTATTTCTGGATCGAACAATACGACTCTCCAGCAG AGGAAAAAGAATCACTAGAGACCAGAAAGGGCTCACCATTGCCCCCCATCTCCAAGTCTCCCCCGCCTGGCAAGGCCGTCCTTCCAAACGTCCCAATCACACTGATCATGG GCGGACCAGGAAGCGGCAAACTGACTCAATCCCAGAAACTGCTGGAGAAGAACCCGGGCTGGGTACATCTGTCAATGGGAGACCTTCTGAGAGCAGAGGTGGCTAAGAAAGGAAGTGCGGGGGCCAAATGGGGCATGATAGGGGACCTGGTATCACAGGGAGAAATGGCACCAGAG gATGTCACTGCAGAGTTGTTGCTGACTCACATTAAGAAGCACCCTGATGCCAAGGGTTTCATTATTGAGGGCTACCCCAGAACAGCCTCCCAGCTGGAGGAGTTCGAAAAAGAA ATTGGGCGACTGGACCTGGCCATTTTGATTGACTGTGATGAGTACTACTGCACCCAGAGACTTCTGAGGAGAGGCAAGGAGAAGGGGAAAATTGACGACAACCTGGCTGCCATCAGCAATCGCATCTCGTTCTACAAGGAGAATACACTGCCTGTCTGCAAATACTTTGATGATCTAGGAAAACTTGTTGTT GTTGATGGAGACagagatatcttggatattgcTTTTAACATGGGACAAATATTGAAGGCAGctattaaaagaaatttca AAACACCTGAACCAAAAGTTAAACCTGTCAGACCGAAAGCTCAACCCAAGCCCCAAACACCTCCCAAAACATCCCCGGAAACCTCAGACCCCAAGGCTCCAAAGAGGGAGAAGTCTGTGGTGTTCGCTGACGAAGCTGTGATTCCTCCCCCACCCACCATCGTCAACAAAGACGAGGGCAGGAAACCAGGACTACCCGAGGCTCCCATCATCTTCCTGGCAG GTGGGCCAGGCAGTGGGAGGGGAACACAAGCCAAGAAGATTCTGGACCGCTACAAGGAGGTGGTGCACCTGTCCATGGGAGACATCCTGAGGTCACAGATAGCAAACAAAGGCACCGCTGACGACAAATGGAACATGATCGGATCACTAGTGTCCAAGGGAGAAATGGCACCACAG GAGGTAACAGTGGAATTAATTGTAGAACATATCAAGAAGCATCCAAAAGCAGGTGCTTATCTTTTGGAGGGTTATCCAAGGGACAAAAATCAAGTAGAGGAGTTCAATAAACAT ATTGGTGGCTTGAACTTCATGTTGATGTTGGACTGTGAGGAGTATTACATGCAGAGACGACTTCTGGATCGAGGCAAGGCCACACAGAGGATTGACGATAACCTCAACGCCATCCAAAATAGAATCAGCTTCTTCAAAAACAACACACTTCCAGTTTTTAAACACTATGACGACCAAGGAAAATTAGTCGTT GTAAATGGTGACAGAGATTcagatgaaatattttttgatatctgCAGAATTCTAGATTTTGCCTTCTATGGAAGAAAACCT GGAAAGAAGAGTGAACAAG CCAGCACAGACCTCAGCAGTGTCAACGTGGTCTTCGTTGTCG GAGGACCTGGTTCAGGGAAGGGGACACAGTGTGAACGAATCGTTGAGAAGTATGGTTTCACACACCTTTCTACGGGCGATCTACTGAGGGCCGAGGTCCAAGCTGGGACCCCCAGGGGCAAGAACCTAGTGGAAATCATGCAGAAAGGAGAGTTGGTACCCTTG GACGTAGTGTTGGAACTGTTGAGAGAGAACATCACGGCCAAGGCCAGCTCCAGCAAGGGCTTCCTGATAGACGGCTACCCCCGGGAGATGGACCAGGGGATCAAGTTTGAGGAACAG ATAACCACCCCTAAATGTGTCCTGTATTTCGATGTCTCAGACGACACGATGACCAAACGTCTGCTGGGTCGCGCGCAGACGAGCGGGCGCGTGGACGACAACGAGGAAACCATCAAACAGAGGCTCAAGACGTTCCATGACGTCACAACCCCCGTCATCGATTACTACTCAAAAAAGAACATGGTCCAGCGG GTCCCGGCGGAGTCTTCAGCAGACGAAGTCTTCCAGCAGGTCCAGAAAGTGTTCGACTCCATGTCTCTGG aTAAATCAGGGAGGGACCCTGTCCTAAAAGACGCTAAGGTCTTGTTCATCGTTG GTGGACCTGGAAGCGGAAAGGGGACGCAATGTGCTAAGATCGTAGAGAAGTTCGGCTTCTGTCACCTGTCTTCCGGGGATCTTTTGCGGGAAGAGGTAGCTTCGGGTTCAGAGCGAGGCGCCAAGCTGAAGGATGTCATGGCCAGAGGAGAGCTGGTGTCCATG GACGACGTATTACAACTGATGTGCGATGCAATGAAAAAGAAGATTTCGGAAACGAAGTGTTTTCTAATCGACGGGTACCCTCGAGAACTTGAACAGGGGACTAGGTTTGAGAAAGAG ATCGTGCCATGTGTCGGGGTGCTGTACTTTGACGTATCGGACGAGACGATGACGAGTCGTCTGCTGAAGCGAGGAGAGACGAGTGGTCGCGTGGATGACAACGAGGAGACGATCAAGAAGAGGCTGCAGACGTTTCACAACCAGACCAAACCGGTCATCGACTACTACAGCCAGCAGGACAAAGCCTGCAAG ATCCCCGCCGAGGGTTCAGAGAAGGATATTTTCGCGGAGGTTGAGAAATATGTGAGCTCCCACAAGTGGTGA